TAGATATGCTATTTAAAAATAATACTGTAGATGTAGCTGCATTAAAATTCATAAATAATATTTCACCATATAATTGTTTTTTTTTCACAGATGAATGTGATATAAGTCATCATTCTTGTTATGAAAAACTTATAAATAGTAATTTTTCATGTAAATACAACAATATATTATCTCCAAACTTTGTTTTAATACAATACATAAAAAAAATATATGGAAATTTCTCTGCATCTTCAATAAGCAATTCTAAGGATATACATGATTTTACAGAATTAAAAATTCCAGTGAATACCGTAAACCCAAACTTTATATTTATAAACACAACAAAATTATCCTCTTATGATTTAGCATTTTTAAAAAATACTAAGAGTATTATATCATTTTCTTATAAATTATGTCGTTCAGGCAACATGAAGTGTAATGTTTGCAAAAATAAATGTATTCTTGAATATATAATCAACACTTTTAGTGACAGAATATTAGTTCCTGATAGACATATATTAACTACTTCGTCTAATGCTTTTAGTAAATTAAATATGCATTCTAGGAACTTAATTTTAGTAGTAAATAAGCTTACTGCCGAATATGCTTTAGCTTATAAGCATGGTCGTAAAGTAATATTAATTTTAAATGATGATTTCACTCTTAAAGACTATATAAACTCAGAATATGAAGCAAATATAGCATTTAAAGATTTTGAGCATTTTTTAAATTTTTTTAAAAAACAAAAGGAGACTTTATAGCCTCCTTTTTAAATCATTCTAAACTCTTCTAAAATTCTGGTTCTATTAATCCATATTGACCGTCTTTTCTTTTATATAACACATTTACTTCTTCAGTTTCTGCATTTGTAAATACGAAGAAGTTATGTCCTAATAACTCCATTTGAAGAACTGCTTCTTCTCTGCTCATTGGCTTTATTGCAAATCTTTTTGTTTTTACTATTTTTGATTCTATATTATCCTCATCATCTTTTGGGACATATTCAGGTATAAATTGAAACTTTAATGCATCTCCATGTTTTCTTCTTTGTAATTTAGTTTTTTGCTTTCTTATTTGTCTTTCTAATTTTTCTAAAACTATATCTATAGCAGCGTACATATCACTATTAGAATCTTCAGCTCTTAATATAACACCATTAAAAGGTATTGTAACCTCTACAATTTGACTATTCTTTTGTACACTTAGGGTAGTAATGACTTCTACATTAGGATCAAAATATTTATCTAATTTAGATAACTTTCTTTCTACTGCATCCCTCAATCCTTCTGTTACTTGAATATTTTTTCCATTAACCTTTATGTTCATAAAGCCAGCCCCTTTCATGCATATCTTCTAGTTTTAACATCTTATAATTAATGTTTGGAAGATATAATTTATTATCTTTTATATATATATTTTATAACCTATTTAAAATATTAACAACTAATCCAACATTAGTTTACTGAAAATTTAGTCAATTTTTACTGTAAGAAACTTGTTTCTCTCTATATATCATAATGTTAATATAGTAACCTCTAAAGGATATTTTTTTAGTTATATGCTATAATGTAGTGTAGAGGGTTTAAAAATTACTTTTAGCTACAGTTAATATAATAACATCCTCAGCACCATTTTTCTTTAACTCTTTTGCACAATAAAAAGTAGTTGCCCCTGTAGTTAAAACATCATCTACTAGTAAGACCTTTTGTTTTTTAAGTTTACCATTCCCTACATATATAAATGATTCCTTTAAATTTTCCCATCTTTCATACTTTCCCAAACCTATTTGATCTTGTGTCCTTTTGCTTTTTTTTAAAGTATTTAAAAGTTTCTTTTCCGTTTTCTCAGCTACTAACTTAGCTAAATACTTACTTTGATTGTATCCTCTCTCTTTTAACTTATTTTTAGAAGATGGTACATATGTAACAATATCAAATTTTATATCATAAAGTTCTATAGTATTTATAAGATATCTTAAAAGTTCTTTCCCTGCTAAAAATTGACCTTTATATTTTAAATTTAATATTAACTCTTTTGTAATTCCACTATAATATAATGAACTATAACACCAAAACTTATATGCACCCTTATTAATTACTGTCTTTTTATTGCACAGCTTCATATTTCTAATACAATCTAAACATAACACTCTATTAGCTTCTGAAATTTCTTCACAAATTATACATTTTTCTTTTCCGCTATAGATTACATCAAGAAAACAATTTATATAGTATTTTATATTTTTAACAAATTCATTTCCCATGCTTCTTTATTAAAATACCTCGTTATTTTTTTTGCCTTATCAATATTATCTGTTTCATAATTTCCTAGGAATATTACTTCTCCATTATGTCTATTTTCATTTATACCCACTTTACCACAAAGATATACTAACTTTTTATAATTAAATTCTTCACTATTTGCAAAAAACACCATGACATTTAAGCTTTTAAATTTAAAATCTATATTACTAATATTATTTGTTATGACTATACAATCATTTAAATCCTTTATATTATATAAAACTTTACTAGAACTCTTTCCATTTATATATTTAATGGTATTTGGCGTTAAATCTTTGCAGTATTTATATAAATATTTATAAACATTTTCTACCTTCTTTTCATCTGGAACAAAAATTATCATTTTATGATTATCTTTTATAGACCATTTTATATACTCATAAATTACATATGGTATGTCCTTATTTATATCTATTTTAGTTTCTATAAATTTAGGTTCAATTATTGGTATAAAATTATCCCTTATAGGAAAAGTTACTTCATTATTATTATGAAATATTTTTTCAATTACATATGTTATTATTTTTCCCTGTTTATCACATAAGTTTATTGCAATTTCTAAAATATCTTCCATAGTATCATCTGAAAAACTTTTTATATCATCATAAATGACTAAATCAAATTTATCATTTATATTTTTAGCTTTATATGAAGGCGTTATAACTAGGGCACTTTTATTTAAATCATCGCAACCACTATAATAAGTGTAATCTGTAAAATTTGTATACTTTTTTATGTTGTTTATTATAACTATGTTGCTAGGGTTTTCATTAGTTATATATAAAACTCTTTTTTTATTTCTTACAAAGAACATTATAACTTTTAAAAATATTTCAGAAAAATTATAAGGTGGCGATACTATATTTAAAAATTTTTCTTCAGATAAACTCCATCTGAGTATTTTATTAATTATTATATTTTTAACATCTATATTATTTTTATTTATAGTATACATATCTGCCCTCCTTATTTATATTTTTAATTTTCTTCTAATATGTTTAATATTCTCCATTTTAAAGCTGAATATCTGTCAAAACTTCTATTATTATTTATCATAAAGTGAATTGCTTTATTTATCCCAACTAAAACTACCATTTGTTTAGCTCTTGTAATTCCTGTGTAAAATAAATTTTTGTTCATAAGAAGCGGCGGTCCCATAAACACCGGCATTATAACTACAGGAAATTCACTTCCTTGACTTTTATGAACTGTCATAGCATAAGCAAGTTCTAATTCATCTAAATACATATTATCATATACAACTTTTTTATCCTCATCAAAGACCACTGTTACCTTATCATCATTTATGGATAATATATATCCAACATCCCCATTAAATACTCCAACCCCTTCTTCACTATGATCATATATAGATGTCCATTTTAGATTATAGTTATTTTTTGTTTGCATCACCTTGTCTCCAACTCTAAATGTTACATCTCTAAATTCCAATTCGTCTTTATCTTTAGCTTTAGGATTTAATACTTCTTGAAGTCTCAAATTTAAATTTTCTATTCCTAAAAGTCCCTTTCTCATAGGAGATAGTATTTGGATATCCTTTATTTTGTTCCAATTTTGATTAAAGTTAGGAAGTCTTTTATCTATAAGTCCCACCAATGTATCTAATATTTTGTCCGACTCTTGAGAGTTTAAAAAATAAAAATCCTTTCCTTTTTTATTTAGTATAGGCATTTCACCATTGTTTATTTTATGTGCATTAACTACAATCATGCTTTCCTCAGCCTGCCTAAATATATCTCTTAATCTAACTACATTTATACATTTACTCTCTATTAGATCACGAAGAACATTTCCAGGTCCAACTGACGGTAACTGATCTGCGTCTCCCACAATTATAAGTCTAGTTCCCATAGGTATAGCCTTTAGGAGATTATTCATAAGCAGTATATCTATCATTGAGGCTTCATCTACTATTACAACATCACATTGAAGTGGCGATTCTTCTGTTTTTAGAAATTCCATATTATCATCATCACTAAATCCAAGTTCTAATAATCTATGTATTGTTTTAGATTCTCTTCCTGTAGCTTCACTCATTCTTTTAGCTGCTCTTCCTGTTGGAGCTGCCATAAATACAGTCATAGAGGCATTTTCAAATATCTCTGTAATACATTTTATTATAGTGGTTTTTCCCGTACCAGGTCCCCCTGTTATTATCTCAATTCCACCTTCAAATGCACCCTTTATAGCTTGTATTTGAGTAGGCGCAAAGCTTATATTATTATCTTTTTCGAACTCTTGTATTTTATCATCTACATCTATATTTAACTTTCCATAATCACTTGTGCTTAAAGTCAATATTTTACTTGTAACAGACAATTCACAGTAATAATAAGGCATTGTAAATACATATTCTTCATTATTTATAGTCTCAATTTTTAATTTTCCATTTAATACTGTCTCTTGAATGTTATTCATAATTTCTTCTTCATTAACCCCAAGCACATCTACTGATTGCTTTAATAACTTTTCTAATGGCATACATGTATTTCCCATACCACAAAATTGATTTACTATGTACTTTATACCACATTGAATTCTAAAAGGTGAATTGGATTCAATCCCTAAGCTTCTGGCTATTTTATCTGCTGTCTTAAATCCTATTCCTGATATATCTTCCGTTAGTGTATAAGGATTTTGTTTCACAACTGCAATAGAATCATGACCATATTTTTTATGTATCTTTACACACTGCTTTGCTGTTACTCCATAAGTCTGTAAAAACACCATTATGTTTCTTACTTCTCTTTGTTTTGAGTATGATTTAGCTATGGTTTCAATCTTTTTTGTACCTATCCCATCAATCTCTTTAAGTTTTTCAATATCTTCATCTAATACATCTAGTGTTTTTTCTCCAAAATGTTCTACTATTTTTTTCGCAGTTACAGGTCCTATTCCTGATATAATACCTGAAGATAAGTATTTTTCTATTCCTTCTAAAGAATTTGGAACTATTTCTTCGCAAGATGTAACTTTAAATTGCTGTCCAAAGTGAGGATGATTAACCCACTGACCCTGTAATTTTAGATTTTGACCTTCCATTACATATGGTATACACCCTGTTATAGTTATTCTCTTTTTATTAGATTTTACATGAGCTACTACATAACCATTTTCTTCATTTTTAAATACTATACCTTCTACAGTTCCATTTAACTCAGTCATAGCAAACCCTCTCCTAAACTTAATTCATTTAAATTAATTATAAGATATAGCTATATTATTCTCAACTAATAAAAGACCAATACCTACTCGGCATTGGTCTTTCTATAATCATTTATATAATTAGATGTATTTTTTTATTTCGTCAACTTTATTTAATTGTTCCCATGGAAGTTCTACATCAGTTCTACCAAAGTGACCGTATGCAGCTGTTTGCCTGTATATTGGTCTCTTTAATTCTAAATCTCTAATAATTGCTCCTGGTCTTAAATCGAAAACTTTATTTACGATATCTACTATTTTGCTATCTTCAATTTTTTCTGTACCAAAAGTATTTACTAAAAGTGATACTGGACGAGCAACTCCTATAGCATAAGCAAGACCTATTTCGATCTTATCTGCAACACCTGCTGCAACTAAGTTTTTAGCAACCCATCTTGCTGCATAAGCTGCTGATCTATCAACCTTTGTTGGGTCTTTTCCAGAGAAAGCACCACCGCCGTGTCTTCCTGATCCGCCGTATGTATCAACTATTATTTTTCTTCCTGTAAGACCTGTATCTCCATGAGGTCCACCTATTACAAATCTTCCTGTTGGGTTAATGTAATATTTTGTTTCGTCATCTAACCATTCATTAGGTACAACAGTCTTTATTACATGTTCCATAATATCCTTTTGAATTTGTTCTTGAGTAACTTCTGGATCATGTTGTGTAGATACAACTACTGCATCTATTCTAACTGGTTTGTTATCTTCGTATTCAACTGTAACTTGAGTTTTACCATCTGGTCTTAAATATGCTAATGTACCATTCTTTCTAACTTCAGCTAATTTTCTTGAAAGTTTATGAGCCATGTTAATTGGTAGTGGCATATATTCTTTTGTTTCGTTTGTAGCAAAACCAAACATTATACCTTGGTCTCCAGCACCAATTGCTTCTACATCGTCTTTTTGTCCTTGTCTTGATTCTAAAGCTTCATCAACACCCATAGCTATATCTTGTGATTGTTCATCTATAGATGTTAATACAGAACAAGTTTCTGCATCAAAGCCATATTTTGCTCTTGTATATCCGATATCTGAAATAACTTCTCTTACAACTTTAGGAATATCAACATAACAATTAGTTGATATTTCTCCCATAACCATAACCATTCCTGTAGTTACTGCTGTTTCACAAGCAACTCTTCCATTTGGGTCATTTTTTAATATAGCATCTAATATAGCATCAGAAATTTGGTCGCACATTTTATCTGGATGTCCTTCTGTAACGGACTCCGAAGTAAATAATCTTCTCATTTATATATACCTCCCAAAAATAAAACCTCTTCTTAGAATTTAAAAGAAGAGGTTGTTTAATCACTTTAAATTCTTATCTTGCAGATTATACTGCAGGAATTAGCACCTTAGTATTTATTTATATACTGGTTGCCGGGCTTCATAGGGCCATTCCCTCCACCTCTCTTGATAAGATGTTACTTATCCAATATTGAATTTTCGAATTTAATATTAACATATACACATTACTATGTCAATAATAGTATACTGTTATTTGTAAGTTATAATAACAAACTAATACAAATTTATAATATATATTTTAATGCAAAATAAAATAAGAGACATATTAATGTCTCTTAGATGGTGGAGGAAGATGGATTCGAACCATCGAAGCGAAACGCAACAGATTTACAGTCTGCCCCCTTTGGCCACTCGGGAATTCCTCCATATTTAGTTTTGAAATATCTATGCCAACTGTTTTATAAATGGTGGGCACAACAGGGCTCGAACCTGTGACCCCCTGCTTGTAAGGCAGATGCTCTCCCAGCTGAGCTATGCGCCCATTTATAAATGGTGGAGGAAGATGGATTCGAACCATCGAAGCGAAACGCAACAGATTTACAGTCTGCCCCCTTTGGCCACTCGGGAATTCCTCCTTGTTGGTGCTGGCACCAGGACTTGAACCCGGAACCTACTGATTACAAGTCAGTTGCTCTACCAGTTGAGCCATGCCAGCTTACTTTATCTTTTGTTTTCTCGTTGACACTTCCCCGCGCCAACGAATATTAGTATACATTGATATTTAATTTATTTCAAACGTCATTTTTATCTATTTAAACAGATTTTCTTTTATTTTATTCATTTTTCACCATTATTCTCATTTTTACTCATGTATTTGATTTTAAATATTCATATTTTCCCCTCTTTATTTGTGTAGTTTACTATATTATAATAAGGTTCATAATTTCATTTAATTTGGAGGATACATATGCAAAAATTATTAAGCAGACTACGTAGAGCTGTAGTCGATTTTGATTTAATTCAAGCTGGTGACAAAATAGCTGTAGGTTTATCCGGTGGTAAGGATAGCATAACTTTATTATATTTACTTAACGCATACAAAAGATTTTCTCCAGAACCTTTTGAGCTAATAGCAATCACTTTAGATCCAGGTGCTGGGGCAGACTTTTCTGAAATGATAAGAATTTGTAAAGAATTAAATGTTCCATATTATTTATTTAAAACTAAAATCAAGGAAATAGTTTTTGATATAAGAAAAGAATCTAACCCTTGCTCTTTATGTGCAAATTTAAGAAGAGGTTCTCTAAATGATCATGCTAAAAAACTTGGCTGTAATAAAGTAGCTTTAGGACATCATAAAAATGACGCTATTGAAACTTTACTTATGTCCATGTTCTATGAAGGTCGTATAAATACATTTTCACCTGACACATATTTAAGCCGTACAGATCTTCATATAATAAGACCTATGATTTACATTGATGAACAAAACATAAAAACATTTATTAAGAACTCTAATATACCTATAGTTGAAAACCCTTGTCCTGCAAATGGGTTTACTAAAAGAGAATATATGAAGGATCTTACATATTCTCTTGAAAAAGATATACCAGGATTAAAAAATAATCTTCTTAATTCACTTTCAAATATAGAGCAACTTAATATATGGCATAAAAAAATTAAATAAATTTTTCTTTTACAATAAAAGGTTGATACAAATTCAACCTTTTTCTTTTTGACTTTCATAATGTTTAAAAGCCTTACATATAAATTATCAAGGAGGTGTGGCTTTTGAATAAAGTTCGAGTTCACTATGATGATAATTTATCTTATTATGAAATAGCCTATTTTTTTAAAGATTACATTAACGAAGATACTATTATTGTATGTATTGGTACAGATAGATGTATAGGGGATTGTCTAGGACCTTTAGTAGGTACTATGTTAACTCTTAAAAACTTTCCTCTAAAAGTGTACGGAACAATTTCTAATCCAATACATGCTTTAAACATAGATAAAAAATTAAAAGAAATAAAACATTTATATCCAAATTGCAATATAATAGGCATAGATGCTTGTTTAGGTAACGAAAAAAATATAGGAGAAATTCAAGCTAGAACATCCCCTATTCACCCTGGAAAAGGTGTTGGAAAATCACTTCCTAACGTAGGTAAAACCTCCATAATAGGTATTGTAGATTCTAGCGATTCTAATGAACTATTTACCAATAGAAATATAAGATTAGATCTTATTGTTAATATGTCAAAAGTTATTGTACATTCTTTAATACATGCATATTATCTTTATCAGCTAAAAAATAGATATAATGATTGAGTGGAATATAAAACGCCCTATAATAAAATTATAGGGCGTTTTATATTAAGTATAGATTAATCTATTAAGTTTATATCTCTTCCTTTA
This Clostridium novyi NT DNA region includes the following protein-coding sequences:
- the hpf gene encoding ribosome hibernation-promoting factor, HPF/YfiA family; this encodes MNIKVNGKNIQVTEGLRDAVERKLSKLDKYFDPNVEVITTLSVQKNSQIVEVTIPFNGVILRAEDSNSDMYAAIDIVLEKLERQIRKQKTKLQRRKHGDALKFQFIPEYVPKDDEDNIESKIVKTKRFAIKPMSREEAVLQMELLGHNFFVFTNAETEEVNVLYKRKDGQYGLIEPEF
- a CDS encoding ComF family protein: MGNEFVKNIKYYINCFLDVIYSGKEKCIICEEISEANRVLCLDCIRNMKLCNKKTVINKGAYKFWCYSSLYYSGITKELILNLKYKGQFLAGKELLRYLINTIELYDIKFDIVTYVPSSKNKLKERGYNQSKYLAKLVAEKTEKKLLNTLKKSKRTQDQIGLGKYERWENLKESFIYVGNGKLKKQKVLLVDDVLTTGATTFYCAKELKKNGAEDVIILTVAKSNF
- a CDS encoding SF1B family DNA helicase RecD2 produces the protein MTELNGTVEGIVFKNEENGYVVAHVKSNKKRITITGCIPYVMEGQNLKLQGQWVNHPHFGQQFKVTSCEEIVPNSLEGIEKYLSSGIISGIGPVTAKKIVEHFGEKTLDVLDEDIEKLKEIDGIGTKKIETIAKSYSKQREVRNIMVFLQTYGVTAKQCVKIHKKYGHDSIAVVKQNPYTLTEDISGIGFKTADKIARSLGIESNSPFRIQCGIKYIVNQFCGMGNTCMPLEKLLKQSVDVLGVNEEEIMNNIQETVLNGKLKIETINNEEYVFTMPYYYCELSVTSKILTLSTSDYGKLNIDVDDKIQEFEKDNNISFAPTQIQAIKGAFEGGIEIITGGPGTGKTTIIKCITEIFENASMTVFMAAPTGRAAKRMSEATGRESKTIHRLLELGFSDDDNMEFLKTEESPLQCDVVIVDEASMIDILLMNNLLKAIPMGTRLIIVGDADQLPSVGPGNVLRDLIESKCINVVRLRDIFRQAEESMIVVNAHKINNGEMPILNKKGKDFYFLNSQESDKILDTLVGLIDKRLPNFNQNWNKIKDIQILSPMRKGLLGIENLNLRLQEVLNPKAKDKDELEFRDVTFRVGDKVMQTKNNYNLKWTSIYDHSEEGVGVFNGDVGYILSINDDKVTVVFDEDKKVVYDNMYLDELELAYAMTVHKSQGSEFPVVIMPVFMGPPLLMNKNLFYTGITRAKQMVVLVGINKAIHFMINNNRSFDRYSALKWRILNILEEN
- the metK gene encoding methionine adenosyltransferase translates to MRRLFTSESVTEGHPDKMCDQISDAILDAILKNDPNGRVACETAVTTGMVMVMGEISTNCYVDIPKVVREVISDIGYTRAKYGFDAETCSVLTSIDEQSQDIAMGVDEALESRQGQKDDVEAIGAGDQGIMFGFATNETKEYMPLPINMAHKLSRKLAEVRKNGTLAYLRPDGKTQVTVEYEDNKPVRIDAVVVSTQHDPEVTQEQIQKDIMEHVIKTVVPNEWLDDETKYYINPTGRFVIGGPHGDTGLTGRKIIVDTYGGSGRHGGGAFSGKDPTKVDRSAAYAARWVAKNLVAAGVADKIEIGLAYAIGVARPVSLLVNTFGTEKIEDSKIVDIVNKVFDLRPGAIIRDLELKRPIYRQTAAYGHFGRTDVELPWEQLNKVDEIKKYI
- a CDS encoding tRNA 2-thiocytidine(32) synthetase TtcA produces the protein MQKLLSRLRRAVVDFDLIQAGDKIAVGLSGGKDSITLLYLLNAYKRFSPEPFELIAITLDPGAGADFSEMIRICKELNVPYYLFKTKIKEIVFDIRKESNPCSLCANLRRGSLNDHAKKLGCNKVALGHHKNDAIETLLMSMFYEGRINTFSPDTYLSRTDLHIIRPMIYIDEQNIKTFIKNSNIPIVENPCPANGFTKREYMKDLTYSLEKDIPGLKNNLLNSLSNIEQLNIWHKKIK
- the yyaC gene encoding spore protease YyaC: MNKVRVHYDDNLSYYEIAYFFKDYINEDTIIVCIGTDRCIGDCLGPLVGTMLTLKNFPLKVYGTISNPIHALNIDKKLKEIKHLYPNCNIIGIDACLGNEKNIGEIQARTSPIHPGKGVGKSLPNVGKTSIIGIVDSSDSNELFTNRNIRLDLIVNMSKVIVHSLIHAYYLYQLKNRYND